In Camelina sativa cultivar DH55 chromosome 17, Cs, whole genome shotgun sequence, the genomic stretch ACTAATTTGTATAGATCcatcataaaatttattcacTATAGATATCACaaatttaactcttttttttctattttagaaatgtaGATAAAGACACATGCATTTTTTTGAGTAAACCAgccaataattttatatatgacacatatatatctaattaagaattgagaaaaaagaaaaattcaccTCATattcattaacaaaaataaattaatttatgtaagCTTAAATATGTATGGATAATCCTTCAAAAATCcgttcactatatatatatcatggatTAAACATTTTTGTTCAACAAGTCTGTGAAAACAATACAAATTATAACGATTCCACAAATTTACATTGTTCTAAATGTTGTAAGTTCACACGttatacatgcatatataatgCGACgaatttatagtttataattcatttatatatatttatatggtgTTGGAAGCCATTTTTCTAGCTCGGATACGCATAGGAGATCAAAGTGAATTAAAGaaatacaaaatcatatatatttttggtattcATAAATCACGGGAACTCCCCGCGACATTTTTGCTAATGTTAACAAAATCATAGAATCACTAGAATTGAATCCGTGCTGGttaacatttcttttatttattttgtaatttttatttaaaatgttatatatatgattgttttatttttttatttttttttagctcaaacactatgccatgaaatcatatgttgaatataacttatgaaaataacatctattttgtaagatctattcTAGTAAATTTAGATTTTGACCCTTGATACACTGCAGTTTaagttatttaataaaaaataataatttctgtttgttaattttatttgatttgtttggtgtttaaaattatatattttattttgattattaattatatgatttaatcTACACTATActgcatattaattattttgttacagtagtaattaatcaatttaattagatatgtctattaatctaatattcatattgttaacaaaataatgagatgatattttatctatgtagcaccgaattaatgacattttaagtttctattaatatctacGTAAACATGTCCagccatataacccgtcatgtgatattttaattcattaTACACAAcagaaaaaacttcataaaaatctaaatatattattaaaatttaaaatgtttataaagtttatctttttagaaaatgaactacttataatatttgaacttcttataaattttaaatattattaatatcttaaacagttatttaaatgtttaataattgaaatattaataatctttaaagtttttaaaaagttcacaaaataatgagatgatattttacccgtgtagcaccgaattaataacattttaattttctatttatatcaactcaaacatgtcctgcaatataacccgtcatgtgattttttaatttgttgtacACTGTAGAAAAAACTTCATTAAagtctaaatatattattaaatttaaaatgtttgaataaattttattattttagaaattgaaatacttataaaatttgaacttcttataaagtttaaatattattcatatcttaaacattttataaaaaataaatgctttaataattgaaatattaataatctttaaaaaatttaaaaagttatacatttgaatttttaaagttattaaaaattaaaattctttaaaataaagaatacTATGATTAAAtgcataaatattttaatttcaatgtctgataaatcaagttttctgtttattcgtattcagaatcattttagTCTCTTTTTATTAGTATGACTTTGATTCTTTACCTAGTTTtcttgtatatttattttattcatcagttgaacaatatatgtctgtttaaaaaatttaaattacatcatatgcagaaaaaatcataaattttattaactaaatatattagataaaaatttaaaataatttaaatctaaaaacaaataaaagtgaaagaaaaatcacatatttttgtttaattaggttgagagatttccttatctttaaaatgttacctataattgatttatatgttactatagtTAACGAAATTCATACTATCATTACTTACCAGAAATCAGACTAACCCGTATATTATGATACACCTATGTCACaagtttataactaaaaaatcataaatatatctattatatacttaaaaaaatgtcgtgtacttccgttttattatataggggatccATTATGGATCATATAGTTACAACATTTCCtataattttgcataatcttttattatatattgttcCGAAGAGCTGCTTGGCCTTTCCCATTACCGATGCGTTTACAtcttgtatttttgttacatCCTCGCTTATACTGATTTACCGGTTGTTTTGGTCGACATGTTGAAGGATATTTAGGACTACATCCTGGTGCACGACCACGTCCTATTGCTGGATATCCAATTCTTTTTTGAGCTTCCACCTTCATAATGTTCATAAACACACATGATAACACAAATATTGCCACGAGTACAAATCTTGTTGCCTTCAAGCTGCTCATGATTTATGCTTTTGATTTTACTGAAATGATTATTTGcttatagaacaaaaaaaaggtttaatccATGATATATATAGGTAATATGTTTTATGTAGAATTGTCTTTACATATTACTGTTTAAGTAAAATGTCATTTTTTGCTAATCAATATGAAACAAATTTACTTGCTGCAATCAAACATTTGGAATAATTTGTGTTAAGATAACAAATCTTGTATTATTCAATCATGATTGTCTTTAAAAATTCTAGAATCTAGTGTTATTGAACTATATATCTATACAAATTAGTATTTTCATTATAGGGTGATTTGCTACAGTAAACAACAATgtcatgaaaaatattttatataaaaaaatgtatgctGATTATTCAAGAATAACACCCTACAATAAATACTAAGGGGTGTATTGAAatcatgattttggaggattgtatgggatttaggaaatttaaaattttgatagatttgggggaagttgatatgatttatagtaaaattctttcaaatcccacctaaaatcatgagattttgatttctgtatttttaactaaacaaattatcctccagaatctctaaggggtgtattcaacttgacattttaatgtgtaaaagttacaaatcatatgttattcaatcatggattttaaaaagtcttctgaaatccactgttattgaactgatgatttaaaaatctactttaaaatctactgttattcaaaacaatttgtggatttggattttaataagttttggAGATTCTGGatgatttgagaggatttgtttagttaaaaatacacaaatccaaatctcatgcttttaggtgggatttgaaagaatctatactattaaaagggaagcatttttaataagtagacataNNNNNNNNNNNNNNNNNNNNNNNNNNNNNNNNNNNNNNNNNNNNNNNNNNNNNNNNNNNNtcgtttttcaattttaatagcacataatttttttgttctttttgctaTTGAAGatctaatttgaattttatat encodes the following:
- the LOC104759373 gene encoding protein RALF-like 2; the encoded protein is MSSLKATRFVLVAIFVLSCVFMNIMKVEAQKRIGYPAIGRGRAPGCSPKYPSTCRPKQPVNQYKRGCNKNTRCKRIGNGKGQAALRNNI